The sequence below is a genomic window from Gemmatimonadota bacterium.
ACAATGGCCCTTCGCCACCGCGTTCGAGCCACTCTCGGCTCGAATAGAGGTCGATCTTCCAACCCGTCAACTCCGAAGCCAACCGGACGTTCTGGCCGTTTTTCCCGATGGCCAGGGACAACTGGTCTTCGTCGACGACCGCCTGAATCGTCTTGCTTTCAGGATCGGAGAACACCTTGGCCACTCGGGCCGGCGCCAGCGAGAGCCGGGCAAACCGCTCCGGATCCGGCGACCACGGCACGATGTCGATGCGTTCACCCGATAGTTCGTTGACCACCGCCTGCACCCGCGAACCCTTGAGACCGACACAAGCGCCGACCGGATCGATGGCGTCGTCCTTCGAGATGACCGCCACCTTGGTGCGGCTGCCCACTTCCCGGGCAATGGCCCGGATCTCGACGACGTTCTGGGCGATTTCCGGAACTTCGAGGCGGAACAGCGCGGCCACGAACATCGGATCGGCGCGGGACAACACCAGCCGAGGACCCTTGGACGTTTCCTCGAGCCGCTTCAACACGGCCCGGATGATATCGCCCTGATGGAAATGCTCTCGGTGGTTCTGTTCCCGGTACGGGACGATAGCCTCGGCCTCTTTGAACTTGGCGAGCATCAGGACCACCTTGCCCCGCTCGATCTGCTGAACCTCGCCCGAGAGCAGTTCGCCGATCTTGTCGCCGAACTCTTCGCGGATCTTGGTCCGTTCGCCTTCGCGAACCCGCTGGATGATCCGTTGCTTGGCGGCCTGCACCGCCAACCGGCCGAACTCCGTGAACGGAACTTCTTCCTCAAGCACATCGCCGGGCTGGAAGTTGGCGTCTTCGTACCGCGCGTCCTCGAGCGCCACCTGGCAGCTCGGATCGTCGACGGTTTCGGAGACGGTCCGGAGCCGGACCACCCGAATGATGCCCTTCAACTCATCGACCTCGAGTTCGAATTTGACATTAGGCCCGAACTTCCGAACCAACGCGGCGTGAATGCCGTCGCGCAGGAGGTCGAGAAGATCGGAGCGATCAAGTTGTTTGGCGTTCGTGAGTTCACGGAACGCCGTCAGCATTTCGACTGAGCCAGCCATCGACTTTACCCCCCACAGCGGAGGTCAAGGTGAGCGCGAGCCACCGGCAGCTCGCGACGAGTCCGCTAAGAAATATGAGCACTGGACGACCGCTGGGCAGGAAGCCACAACGTACGTCCCCAGTGGGCGGGGGGACATACGATCCAAACCTGGGCTCCGAAAACAAAAATGTGGGGGAAAACCCCACATCTCCACGAGCCACACTCCCCCAACCGCACCGAACGGAAGAATCTACCCGTGCCGGGGGGGAACGTCAATTG
It includes:
- the nusA gene encoding transcription termination factor NusA, giving the protein MAGSVEMLTAFRELTNAKQLDRSDLLDLLRDGIHAALVRKFGPNVKFELEVDELKGIIRVVRLRTVSETVDDPSCQVALEDARYEDANFQPGDVLEEEVPFTEFGRLAVQAAKQRIIQRVREGERTKIREEFGDKIGELLSGEVQQIERGKVVLMLAKFKEAEAIVPYREQNHREHFHQGDIIRAVLKRLEETSKGPRLVLSRADPMFVAALFRLEVPEIAQNVVEIRAIAREVGSRTKVAVISKDDAIDPVGACVGLKGSRVQAVVNELSGERIDIVPWSPDPERFARLSLAPARVAKVFSDPESKTIQAVVDEDQLSLAIGKNGQNVRLASELTGWKIDLYSSREWLERGGEGPLFAPEPLGDEIVTQIQLSELKGLSPDLVTKLDGAGYRTLNDVLDLERADLLKIEGVTPEAAEQLLAFLADLTADEPGEDAAKSE